In one Niveibacterium umoris genomic region, the following are encoded:
- a CDS encoding wax ester/triacylglycerol synthase family O-acyltransferase: MKPLTGLDGLFLHLETEATPMHVAALHVFEPPPAASADFHAAVRRMMGERIDLAPMLRRKLAALPWQFANPVWVEDEDFDLDLHVRSVLLPCPGTRAQLEDCIGELHARPLDRERPLWMLYVIHGLEDGQAAFYMKIHHAMLDGAAGVALTHALFDTEAEPAPRALPRPRRREAAPGVFALMSAALTRDADQYMKLARHLPDVVRVLTGLMGRTGGDAPQGEGALRRNFAFGPKTPLSITIDSERRIALVDFPLDAVKRIASEHGTKLNDVVLALCSGALRRYFAHHGGIPDKPLIAAMPISLREAGNTEFSTQVTMNLVSLATDIAHPLRRLHAIRDAATASKALTRHAKSVLPTDAPSIGVPWLLGGLASLYGLAGVADRVPPIANLIISNVPGPAQPLYACGARMTEYWPLSIVEHGLGVNITVMSYAGTLGFGIVSAHSAMPDPDALADGLRESFAELVLCDAPAARPKRTRSHAATQAAAEGDETRPRRSATPVAKARGDTPAAAVPRRSRSKAG, encoded by the coding sequence GTGAAGCCGCTGACCGGTCTGGACGGACTCTTCCTGCATCTGGAAACCGAGGCGACGCCGATGCATGTCGCCGCACTGCACGTGTTCGAGCCACCGCCGGCGGCGAGCGCCGATTTCCACGCCGCGGTGCGCCGCATGATGGGCGAGCGCATCGATCTTGCGCCGATGCTGCGGCGCAAGCTGGCTGCGCTGCCCTGGCAGTTCGCCAACCCGGTGTGGGTGGAGGACGAGGATTTCGATCTCGACCTGCATGTGCGCAGCGTGCTGCTGCCCTGCCCCGGCACCAGGGCGCAACTCGAAGATTGCATCGGCGAGCTGCACGCACGGCCGCTCGACCGCGAGCGCCCGCTCTGGATGCTGTACGTGATTCACGGACTGGAAGACGGCCAGGCCGCCTTCTACATGAAAATCCACCACGCGATGCTCGATGGCGCCGCGGGTGTTGCACTCACTCACGCCTTGTTCGACACCGAGGCCGAGCCGGCGCCGCGCGCGCTGCCGCGGCCGCGTCGTCGCGAAGCCGCGCCCGGGGTGTTCGCGTTGATGAGCGCTGCGCTGACGCGCGATGCCGACCAGTACATGAAGCTGGCCCGCCATCTGCCGGATGTCGTTCGCGTGCTCACCGGCCTCATGGGGCGAACGGGGGGCGACGCACCGCAGGGCGAGGGCGCGCTGCGGCGCAACTTCGCCTTTGGGCCGAAAACGCCCCTCAGCATCACGATCGACAGCGAGCGGCGTATCGCGTTGGTGGACTTCCCGCTCGATGCGGTGAAGCGCATCGCCAGCGAACACGGAACCAAGCTCAATGACGTGGTGCTGGCGCTGTGCAGTGGCGCGCTGCGGCGCTACTTTGCGCACCACGGTGGCATTCCGGACAAACCCCTGATCGCCGCGATGCCGATCTCGCTGCGCGAAGCGGGCAACACCGAGTTCAGCACGCAGGTGACGATGAATCTGGTGAGCCTTGCGACCGACATCGCCCATCCCTTGCGCCGTTTGCACGCCATTCGCGATGCCGCGACTGCGAGCAAGGCGCTCACCCGCCACGCGAAATCGGTGTTGCCGACCGATGCACCGTCGATTGGCGTGCCGTGGTTGCTGGGCGGGCTGGCCTCCCTTTACGGCCTTGCCGGCGTCGCCGACCGCGTGCCGCCGATTGCCAACCTCATCATCTCGAACGTGCCGGGTCCGGCCCAGCCGCTCTATGCCTGCGGTGCGCGGATGACCGAGTACTGGCCGCTGTCGATCGTCGAGCACGGACTGGGTGTGAACATCACCGTCATGAGCTATGCCGGCACGCTGGGCTTCGGCATTGTCAGCGCCCACAGCGCAATGCCCGATCCGGACGCGCTGGCGGACGGCCTGCGCGAGAGTTTTGCCGAGCTGGTGCTGTGCGACGCGCCGGCCGCGCGGCCCAAACGTACGCGCAGCCACGCGGCCACGCAGGCCGCCGCCGAGGGGGACGAGACGCGCCCCCGTCGCAGTGCGACGCCGGTCGCCAAAGCGCGCGGCGATACACCGGCTGCCGCGGTGCCGCGCCGTTCGCGCAGCAAGGCCGGCTGA
- a CDS encoding alpha/beta hydrolase, whose amino-acid sequence MPNVLARGLQIEYESLGDPAAPTIVLIMGLGMQLVSWPDAFCNALVERGFRVIRFDNRDAGLSTRLRVHKRPGLLPTLLRAACGLKPRVPYTLEDMAADTVALLDALGIERAHIVGASMGGMIAQLVAAHYPQRVLSLVSIMSSSGNPRLSRPKVHAARALLSRPAEPGNPESVIEHLIGVFGVVGSPGFPYERDALRRHVAAAVHRAWHPAGTVNQLLAVIASGDRRHVLRQIRVPTLVIHGDADPLVPLEAGRDTARHITGAQLQIIAGMGHDLAPGVQPLLVEAIARHCSGAAGFAPAVRAATAVRS is encoded by the coding sequence ATGCCCAACGTGCTGGCGCGTGGTTTGCAGATCGAGTACGAATCGCTGGGTGACCCGGCGGCGCCAACCATCGTGCTGATCATGGGTCTCGGCATGCAGTTGGTGAGCTGGCCGGATGCGTTCTGCAACGCACTGGTCGAGCGGGGCTTTCGGGTGATCCGCTTCGACAACCGCGATGCCGGTCTCTCCACCAGGCTGCGGGTGCACAAGCGGCCGGGGCTGCTGCCGACCTTGCTGCGCGCTGCCTGCGGACTCAAGCCACGGGTGCCTTACACCCTCGAGGACATGGCCGCCGACACCGTCGCGCTGCTCGACGCGCTGGGCATCGAACGCGCGCACATCGTCGGCGCTTCGATGGGCGGCATGATCGCGCAGCTGGTCGCCGCGCATTACCCGCAGCGGGTGCTCAGTCTGGTTTCGATCATGTCGTCGAGCGGCAACCCGCGCCTGTCGCGGCCCAAGGTCCACGCAGCGCGGGCGCTGCTGAGCCGGCCGGCCGAACCGGGCAATCCGGAGAGCGTCATCGAACACCTGATCGGCGTGTTCGGCGTGGTCGGCAGCCCCGGCTTTCCCTACGAGCGAGACGCTCTGCGCCGCCATGTCGCGGCCGCGGTGCACCGCGCCTGGCATCCGGCCGGAACGGTGAACCAGCTGCTCGCGGTCATCGCTTCCGGCGATCGTCGCCATGTGCTGCGCCAGATCCGCGTGCCGACACTGGTGATCCACGGCGACGCCGATCCGCTGGTGCCGCTCGAAGCCGGTCGCGATACGGCGCGGCACATTACCGGCGCGCAGCTCCAGATCATCGCCGGCATGGGTCACGACCTCGCGCCCGGCGTGCAGCCCCTGCTGGTCGAGGCGATTGCGCGTCACTGCAGCGGCGCCGCGGGGTTCGCGCCTGCTGTCCGTGCCGCCACAGCCGTTCGCTCATGA